A genomic region of Cotesia glomerata isolate CgM1 linkage group LG9, MPM_Cglom_v2.3, whole genome shotgun sequence contains the following coding sequences:
- the LOC123271674 gene encoding neurogenic locus notch homolog protein 1-like: protein MQRQNAAIILVNIALIFSVNSEDKFDLATVCVPFGEVCYLHRPCCGNYKCDLTDTLGRFKCQEKVKLGETCRYTDNCVDILHSVCTKKECQCRQSNVRVSDYACAPLLNTFCWKNETCAPENALCINNECQCKDGYVAEDGKCLPVTMQRAQVSNSRSARVEKFALVQQTRLRRVADCAQWLWEKPATLIEIAASLILGVITISVNAEFNILPTLTSNVDSCTRRDTHTPDEGNTCVATRILYCEKEEECVGINGACINGRCQCRANYVMQDSKCLPSKLAGRCRIHSDCTTVNFALCLKGECTCSEGFFAVNAITCVRALGNTCDENCAIRFSSCYNRKCQCNHGYTQYSERQYSATELGTTCFDKGTCNLIKNAYFFHSECTCNENHIEIDAFTCAPLLNANYSKNVGCAPENSVCIDHKSQSEFRYLELRCIIDENCIDIPYAKYSDAGECICRKNYVRTSPTTWLPTLGGSCSSNRECVAVNAECFRNQCRYSPGYTQHSDDLCFPVFLGQKCDIDEDCDEISNAECSHKRGQCKEWYKMFDRKVCLPLIGTRCTEHKECAVYNSNCIDNKCQCLETFVPQTQSECVTTGVALILGINAAQTDPTTNCVQFGGTCDQHRRCCGENLKCDQSITFGIYECTEKAKLGDSCRLAFQCVDILHSVCSKNECVCRQNNVRVSDYACAPILNGYCWKNETCATENSLCIDNECQCRDGFVAEANECMPGESHLIFRDTRVIKSVLAVIIGSKCSNDAACASVKFAKCSSNNVCVCSENAIEINGRLCSIRLGATCQTNDNCTAVNSWCDDNKCQCKAQHFAYSEIECRLAFIGMPCNKSWVCDFHFMNSRCINKTCQCLQNYMLKNGNECSPVTSSYCSTTDKCLDAESVCIASRCQCKPNYVMREFKCLPQELPGRCNKDSDCSEVTFAVCSRNECVCLNGFFNVNATACAKALGGSCNVNKDCAFRFSHCFEKKCKCDHGYVQYSESQCIARMTCSHKSNCSQIKNAHCFESQCSCKDNHIEMNAFTCAPLLNATCSNDLNCAPPNSICIDHKCQCEFSYFPKSNYDCVLMYLERRCRVDKDCIDICFAKCSDAGKCICHQNYVLTGPTTCSPTLGGYCASTRECVALNAECSRNQCHCSPGYTQHSDDLCLPVFLGQKCDIDEDCDKISNAKCSDKRCQCKEGYTKFDRQVCLPLIGANCTEHKECAVYNSNCVNNKCQCLETFVPQTQSECVATGIDSICYSNDDCHAINSHCSRFNFCVCNENYISFENTSCVLILGAHCWESVLCITPYSDCIDNKCQCSQGFVPGPYNDCVLVTLGSACATDRDCKNIPNAICIDDKCVCKPETFALTPSVCTHLLNTNCLSSNDCGIDASHCFENKCQCKPDWAPLTDIMCVRRKYRLFYSLFVKKTS, encoded by the exons ATGCAACGTCAGAACGCTGCAATCATCTTAGTAAACATTGCATTGATTTTTAGTGTCAATTCAGAAGATAAATTCGACCTAGCAACAGTCTGTGTGCCCTTTGGTGAAGTt TGCTATCTACATCGTCCTTGCTGCGGCAATTATAAGTGCGACCTGACGGACACTTTGGGAAGATTCAAGTGTCAGGAGAAAGTAAAATTAGGCGAAACATGCAGGTACACCGACAACTGCGTCGACATTTTGCACTCAGTCTGCACGAAAAAAGAGTGTCAATGCAGACAAAGTAACGTCAGAGTTAGCGACTATGCCTGCGCGCCGCTCTTGAATACCTTTTGTTGGAAAAACGAGACCTGCGCGCCGGAGAATGCACTGTGCATTAATAATGAGTGTCAATGCAAAGACGGATATGTAGCGGAGGACGGCAAGTGTCTGCCAG TGACGATGCAGCGTGCGCAAGTGTCAAATTCGCGAAGTGCTCGAGTAGAAAAGTTTGCGCTTGTCCAACAAACACGATTGCGACGAGTAGCAGATTGTGCTCAGTGGCTCTGGGAGAAACCTGCGACTCTAATCGAGATTGCGGCGTCACTAATTCTTGGTGTGATAACAATAAGTGTCAATGCAGAGTTCAATATTTTGCCTACTCTAACATCGAATGTAGACTCC TGCACACGCAGAGATACTCACACACCTGATGAGGGAAATACGTGCGTGGCAACGAGAATCTTGTACTgtgaaaaagaagaagagtGCGTAGGAATAAATGGTGCCTGCATTAACGGTCGTTGTCAATGCAGAGCCAATTACGTGATGCAGGATTCAAAATGTCTGCCAT CAAAATTGGCGGGACGATGCAGAATACATTCAGATTGCACCACAGTGAATTTTGCTCTGTGTTTAAAAGGAGAATGCACTTGCAGTGAAGGATTCTTCGCTGTCAATGCAATAACTTGCGTAAGAGCTCTTGGTAATACCTGCGATGAAAATTGTGCTATCAGATTCTCTAGTTGTTATAATAGAAAGTGTCAATGCAATCACGGTTACACGCAGTATTCCGAGAGACAATACAGTGCGA cgGAACTAGGGACGACTTGTTTTGACAAAGGCACTTGCAATCTGATAAAAAACGCGTATTTCTTTCATAGTGAATGCACTTGCAACGAAAACCATATTGAAATTGATGCATTTACTTGCGCGCCTTTGCTCAACGCCAACTACTCCAAGAACGTGGGATGTGCTCCCGAGAACTCGGTCTGCATTGATCATAAAAGTCAAAGCGAGTTCA GGTATCTGGAACTGCGATGTATAATTGACGAGAACTGCATTGACATTCCCTACGCAAAGTATTCTGACGCAGGAGAATGCATCTGCCGTAAAAATTACGTCCGAACTAGCCCAACAACTTGGTTGCCCACTTTGGGAGGTAGCTGCTCAAGCAACAGGGAGTGTGTCGCTGTCAATGCAGAGTGTTTTAGGAACCAATGTCGCTACTCCCCAGGATACACGCAGCACTCTGATGACCTCTGCTTTCCTG TGTTCCTGGGTCAGAAGTGCGACATTGACGAAGATTGTGATGAAATATCAAACGCTGAGTGTTCTCACAAGAGAGGTCAATGCAAAGAATGGTACAAAATGTTCGACCGCAAGGTGTGCTTGCCTCTGATTGGCACGCGCTGCACGGAACACAAAGAGTGCGCTGTCTACAATTCTAATTGCATTGACAATAAGTGTCAATGCTTAGAGACCTTCGTTCCGCAGACTCAGTCCGAGTGTGTGACAA CAGGAGTTGCATTGATTTTGGGCATCAATGCAGCTCAAACCGATCCAACAACGAACTGTGTACAATTTGGCGGAACG TGTGACCAGCATCGTCGTTGCTGTGGTGAAAACCTCAAGTGCGACCAGTCGATTACTTTCGGTATATACGAGTGCACAGAAAAAGCAAAATTGGGCGACTCGTGTCGACTAGCTTTCCAGTGCGTTGACATTCTGCACTCTGTATGTTCGAAAAATGAGTGCGTGTGTCGACAAAACAACGTCAGAGTTAGCGACTACGCCTGCGCCCCAATCTTGAATGGCTATTGTTGGAAAAACGAGACTTGCGCGACGGAGAATTCGCTGTGCATTGATAATGAGTGTCAATGCAGAGACGGATTTGTAGCGGAGGCCAATGAATGTATGCCAGGTGAGTCACACTTAATTTTCCGAGACACTAGAGTCATTAAATCTGTGCTTGCAGTTATAATTGGATCAAAATGCAGTAACGATGCAGCGTGCGCAAGTGTCAAATTCGCAAAGTGCTCTTCAAACAATGTTTGTGTCTGCTCAGAAAACGCGATTGAAATCAATGGAAGGTTGTGCTCGATACGTTTGGGAGCAACTTGTCAAACTAACGACAATTGTACTGCCGTAAATTCTTGGTGCGATGACAATAAGTGTCAATGCAAAGCGCAACATTTTGCCTACTCTGAGATCGAATGTAGACTCG CGTTCATAGGAATGCCTTGCAATAAATCATGGGTCTGCGATTTTCATTTCATGAACTCACGCTGCATCAACAAAACCTGTCAATGCTTACAAAATTACATGCTGAAGAACGGAAATGAGTGCTCACCAGTGACAAGCTCGTATTGTTCAACAACCGATAAGTGCTTGGACGCTGAATCTGTCTGCATTGCCAGTCGGTGTCAATGCAAACCTAACTACGTAATGCGAGAGTTTAAATGTCTGCCAC AAGAATTGCCGGGACGATGCAATAAAGATTCAGACTGCTCCGAAGTGACTTTTGCGGTGTGTTCAAGAAACGAATGCGTTTGTCTAAACGGATTCTTTAATGTCAATGCAACAGCCTGCGCAAAAGCTCTGGGTGGAAGCTGCAATGTCAATAAAGATTGTGCCTTCAGATTCTCtcattgttttgaaaaaaagtgtAAATGCGATCACGGCTACGTACAGTATTCCGAGAGTCAATGCATTGCAA GGATGACTTGTTCCCATAAAAGCAATTGTAGTCAGATAAAAAACGCGCATTGCTTTGAGAGTCAATGCAGTTGCAAGGACAACCATATTGAAATGAACGCATTCACATGCGCTCCGTTGCTCAACGCCACCTGCTCTAATGACCTGAATTGCGCCCCCCCGAACTCGATCTGCATTGATCATAAGTGTCAATGCGAGTTCAGTTACTTCCCGAAGTCCAACTACGATTGTGTCTTAA TGTACCTGGAACGGCGATGCAGAGTTGATAAGGACTGCATTGACATTTGCTTCGCAAAGTGTTCTGACGCTGGAAAATGCATCTGTCATCAGAATTACGTGCTCACTGGCCCAACAACTTGTTCGCCAACTTTGGGAGGTTACTGCGCAAGCACCAGGGAGTGTGTCGCTCTCAATGCAGAGTGTTCCAGGAACCAATGTCACTGTTCCCCAGGATACACGCAGCACTCTGATGACCTCTGTTTACCTG TGTTCCTAGGTCAGAAGTGCGACATTGACGAAGATTGTGATAAAATATCAAACGCAAAGTGTTCTGACAAAAGATGTCAATGCAAAGAAGGGTACACAAAGTTCGACCGTCAGGTGTGCTTGCCTCTAATTGGCGCGAACTGCACGGAACACAAAGAGTGCGCTGTCTACAATTCTAACTGCGTTAACAATAAGTGTCAATGCTTGGAGACCTTCGTTCCGCAGACCCAGTCCGAGTGTGTGGCAA CTGGCATAGACAGTATTTGCTACAGCAACGATGATTGTCATGCAATAAATTCGCATTGTTCAAGGTTCAATTTCTGCGTCTGTAATGAAAATTACATCTCGTTTGAAAATACATCATGTGTTTTGATCCTTGGAGCTCATTGTTGGGAAAGCGTACTCTGCATTACTCCTTATTCTGATTGCATTGACAATAAGTGTCAATGCAGCCAAGGTTTTGTCCCAGGGCCGTACAATGATTGTGTATTAG tCACGTTAGGCAGTGCCTGTGCAACAGATCGTGATTGTAAGAACATACCAAATGCAATTTGTATCGACGATAAATGTGTGTGCAAACCCGAGACATTTGCATTGACCCCGTCAGTCTGTACCCACTTGTTGAACACCAATTGCTTGTCTTCCAACGATTGCGGCATCGACGCGTCGCACTGCTTTGAGAATAAGTGTCAATGCAAGCCTGATTGGGCGCCACTCACTGATATCATGTGTGTTAGACGTAAGTACAGGTTATTTTATTCGTTGTTCGTGAAAAAGACTTCATAA